In the genome of Variovorax sp. PAMC26660, the window AACAAGATGATCCTGAACAACATCACGCGCGTCGGGCCGGCCACGCAGCAGGCGCTGAAGATGGGGTTGGTCGGCAAGGCGCTCGACGAAGAGATCCGCCGCCGCGCGGCCTTCGGCGTCGATCTGTCGATCAGCCTGGAGCCGTTGCCCGACCCGAACAACCGGCTCACGCTGAGCACGACGCGCCGCGACCCGCTGGGCCTGGCCTGCCCCGAGATCCACTACGACGTGGGCGACTACGTGCGCAAGGGCGCGGCGGCGGCGCACAAGCAGTTGGAGCACATCGGCAGCCTGTTCGGCGCGACGGAGTTCAACATCACCACCGCGCTGAACGCCAACAACCACATCATGGGCGGCACGATCATGGGGGCCGATGCGAAAGACTCGGTGGTCGACGGCGACTGCCGCACGCACGACCACGACAACCTCTGGCTGCCGGGCGGCGGGCCGATTCCCTCGGCCAGCGTGGTCAACAGCACGCTGACGATGGCCGCGCTGGGCCTGAAGGCGGCCGACGCCATCGGCCGCGCACTGGCAAAAGGTTGAAGCGCATGCGCATCCTTTCTTGCGCACTGGCCGCCACGCTGCTCGTCTTCGGGGCCGGCACGGCCATCGCGCAGGACGCGCCACCGGCCGCGCTGATCGACAAGGGCCGCCAGCTCGCCATCGCGGCCGACTGCATGGCCTGCCACACAGCGCCCGCCGCGTTCGGGCTGCCCGGTGGCGGCAAGCCTTTCGCGGGTGGCTATGCCATCGAGTCGCCGCTGGGCACCATCTACGCGACCAACATCACACCATCGAAAGTGGCGGGCATCGGCGACTACACCGAGGCCGAGTTCGCGCGTGCGCTGCGACAAGGCATCCGGCGCGACGGCAGCCATCTCTACCCTGCGATGCCCTACACCTCGTACACGCAACTGAGCGACGAGGACACCGGCGCGCTCTATGCCTACTTCATGCACGGCGTGGCGCCGGTCGATGCCGACGCGCAGCAGACGACGTTGCCCTTTCCCTTCAGCCAGCGCTGGTCGATGGCGGTGTGGAACCTGCTGTTTCTCGACAACAAGCGCTTCGTGCCCGACGCGACAAAGAGTGCCGAATGGAACCGTGGCGCCTACCTTGCCGGCGCGCTGGGCCATTGCAGCGCCTGCCACACGCCGCGCAACGCGCTGATGGCCGAGCGCGGCGGCCAGGCTTTCGCGGGTGGCGCAGTCGGCCCCTGGTACGCGCCCAACATCACGTCCGACCCCGTCAGCGGCATCGGCGCCTGGAGCGAACAGGAGCTGGTGCAGTACCTGCGCACCGGCCGCGTCGAGGGCAAGGCGCAGGCGGCAGGCGGCATGGCGGAAGCGGTGCAGAACAGCCTGCAGCATCTGCCCGAATCCGATCTGCATGCGATTGCCGTGTACCTGAAAGGCACGCCGCCCATCCGCGATGCGCAGCCATCCGGCGGCAACGACAAGCCAGCGCATGCTTGGGGCGCGCCTTCGAGCACCGAGGCCACGCTGCGCGGCAGCCAGCCCTTCAACAGCGTGGCCCGGCTCACGAGCGGCGAGCAGTTGTACAACGGGTACTGCGCGAGCTGCCACCAGTCCAACGGCGCCGGCAGTCGCAATCAGGCCTACCCGTCCCTGTTCCACAACACGGCCACCGGGCTGTCGAACCCGGCGAACCTCGTTGCGACGATCCTGTACGGCGTAGACCGGGAGGTGGGCACAGAGCACGTGCTGATGCCGCGCTTCGACAAGCTCTCGTATGTCGACCCGTTGACCGACGCGCAGATCGCCGCCATCTCCAACTACGTGCTCGGCCGCTACGGCAACGGCGCAACGCGCGTCAGCGAAGAAGACGTGGCGCTGGCGCGGGCCGGTGGCCCCCGGCCGCTGCTGGCGCAGGTGCAGCCGTACATCCTGCCGGCGATGATTGTTGGCCTCCTGCTGCTGGCGTGGCTGGTTCGCGCGGTGTGGCTGCGGCGCCGGCGGCGGGCGGAGCTGGGTTCCCGCAACGAGAAAGGCATCCAGCGCGAATGAGCGTTCATGCCGCGCAGCCGGTGGTGGTGACCGGGAGCGGCCTTTCGCCTCTGCGGCAAAATTCGGCCGGACCCCGTCACCCTGGCCTCATCACGCATGCATATCCGTCGCCTCACACTTCAAGACGTGCCCTCGTTTCGCGCACTGCGCTTGTCTGCTCTGCGTGATGAGCCCACGGCGTTTGGCGCCAGCTATGAAGAAGAGGCGGCGTTCTCACCCGAAGTGACTGCCACCCGCCTTGCAGAGCATCCCGATCAGGGTGTTTTTGGCGCGTTCGATGGCGCCACACTGCTCGGCATCATCGCGCTCAGACGCGAGAACATGCGCAAGCTGCGACACAAGGGAATGATCTTCGGCATGTACGTCGCCCCTGAGGCTCGGGGCAAGGGCATCGGCCGCAGCTTGCTCTCGCAAGCGCTCGCATTGGCACAGTCGGTGCCCGAACTGCTTCAGGTGAATTTGAGCGTCAACGCCAGCAACGTTGCCGCGATCTCGTTGTACGAGTCACTGGGCTTCGAGACATTCGGTCGAGAACCGGGTGCCATGAAGATCGACGACGTCTTGCACGAAGAGCTGCACATGTTCTGGCACCCAGTGAGGCCCACCGGTGTTTGAGCGCTTGCTCCGGAGCAGGCTCAAATTGGCTTGAGGCCCGGCGCGGCTGGTGGCGTGCGGTCTACCGCCGGCCTGAAACGGAACCTGCCCGTTGCCTTACAGCGGCAGCTCCAACGTCTCCCAATTTCCCAGCATCGTCACCTGCCGACGCAGATAGTCGGTCGGCATTGCTTGCGATCCCCACACGGGAACCCGTCCTGCGTACTCTCCCAGGAGCCACAGTTGCCGCACCGCCATGAAGCGCGCAATGGCGACAAGGTCGACATCGGCGACAGGCCTCACCTCGCGATAGGCAGATATGAAATGCCGCCATTGGCCTTTCGCTTTGTCGCTCAACTGGCCTTCGGGCGTGCGGGGATGGAGGTTCCACGGATAGATCGCCAGCTCGTAAGCCAGATAGCCGGGGCCCGACTCGTCGAAGTCAAAGAACACCGCTTCCCGCTTGCCCCGTGCAGTGCCAACGATGAAGTTGTTGCCGCCATGTGCATCGCCGTGGCACAGCACGCGGCTGAGCTTGCCCATGGCCAGAATGTCGTCGTGAAGGCGTCGCCCCAGCACCTCGAAATGCGGGCGCAGCTCGGCAGTCATGGTCGCGGCACGCAGCAGCCCCTCCAGCGGCCGCAGCAGCAGGTAGTCCAAGTCCAGGCGGTAGGTGCTGTCTGGCCCGTCGTAGCTTTGGCCTGCAATGTGCAGCCCCGCCAGCCCGCGCGCGAAGGCTCCGATGTCATCGATCGAATCGCCCGTGAACTCGCCATCCAGATATTCGAAAAGCATCAGTTCCCTGTGGCCCTCGGGCAGCGCCACGTGTATCGCGACCTCGCCGCCTGCAGCTGACAAGCAGCGAGACACAGGACATCCATGTTGCGCTAGATGCTCGAGCGCGGCGGCCTCGAACAACACGTTGGGGCCGCCTCTTGGGCGCTCGGCGCAAAGTCGGGCCACCACGCGTTGCCCGCTGGCGAAGCTCAGTCGATAGACCTGGTTGAAGCTGCGCCGAAGAAATTCACTTTCGACCACCTTGCCCAAGTTGTAGTGCCGCTCCACAAGCATCGCAATGCTGGCCGCCGTCGGCGTGGATTGCGCGATTTCAATTTGCATCCGTCCCCCTTGAGAAAGGCGCGATTATGCGGAGCCGATGCCCTGGGCCTGGCCACAACCCCCTCTTTGATTGCTGCAAGCCATCTACGGCTCAAGAGAAACGTCCCGGCCGCAAGGGCAAAATGCGGCCACGCTCAGACACCTGCACGGCACCTCCAGTTCACTCCCAAAACCAATCCATGACCGGTTACGTCCGTCTCAGAGACCGGAGGTTCGACGTCACATCGGCCGTCGTTCAGCATTCCAACGGGCGATGGAACGTGGAAATCGACACCGCGCCGAAGGCGTTCGATGGCGAGATGTGGACGCCCAGGCTGTATCACCAGGGCCTGCGACTGCTGGCGCATACGGGAGAAAGCCTGCAAGGCTCGAGCACCTCGTGGGGACGAAAGACGGACGCCGCATACCCTCACCCCGAGCTGGGTTTGATGTACGTGTTCGGCCACCACGATGTGTACGACTCGACTTTGGCGTTCGGCCGCCTGGACGCCGGGCGCATCGAACTCTTGTGGGACGGGCTTTGCGACGTGTTCTGGTCCGATGACTTCACCGAGGCAGTGCCATTTCAGTGTCGCTGTGTTGCGGCGTTGCGCCATGGCTGAAGCCAGGACCGGTCTTTCACCAGGCGTTTGAGTCATGAGCAAAAAAGGCTTTGATGGAGGTCAGATGATGGAAGAGCAGAACATCCGGACGGCTATCGATCGACATTGGGCTGCATCCGCTGCAGGCGACCAGGCCGTCGAGCATGAGATCTATCACGACGATGCCGTGTGCATGTACCCGCAGTCGGGCGAAGTCATCCACGGCCGGCACAACCTGCAAGCGCTTCGCAGCCATCACCCTGGGAAGCCATCCGGGTTCGTCGTTCGACGGACCGTCGGAGAGGGCAATCTCTGGGTGACGGAGTACGTGATCAACTACGAAGGCCAGCGCACCCACACCGTGAGCATCATGGAGTTTCGGGATGGCAAGGTGTCGCGCGAGACCCAGTACTTTGCCAATCCTTTCGATGCGCCCGCCTGGCGCTCGCAGTGGGTCGAGCGGGAAGCGTGATCGACGGTGGCAATGAACAGACACCTCCATAGCTGGTGCATCGCATGGGCCGCCGGTTGCACGATGGGGGCAACAGCCTTCGGCGCAACTGCAGCAACTGCATCCAGCGCAGGAAAGTCTCCATGCGAAGGGCTTCCCATGAGAAAGGCCCCAGCCGTTCGCTATCACCCGGCCGATGGTTCGACGTATCTCAGCGCCCAGTTGCCGGTATCGGTCGCAGACGCAGAGCGGGGACTGCGCGCTTCGGCAACGAGGCAAACTTATGGCGGCTCCAATGGGGTCGGCAAGGTCCTCGTCCCGGAGCGCGGCCGCTTCTCGCTCGAAGACCAAACATCGGTGAGAGAACGCGCCGTTGCAGGCCATCGTGACGACGCCGGCGCAACCGGGCCGGCGTATCGCCGTCTGATGCAGCGCCCGCTCGACGCGGGCGAGCGCCAATACGGGCTCAGACCTGAAGTGACGACGAAGACAGGCTCGACGGAGCTGGCGCACTGGCAGACCGGCTCGTACACGATGAACGGCAAGCCGGCGATGATGTCATCGGACTTTGTCTTGTCATTGCGCCCCATGGGTCCATGGAAAACTGAACTCAACGTGTATCAGCACCGCGTAAGGATTTTCACTGGCCGGGAGGTGAGGATGAATGCCCACGCCCTCATGCCCTACATCGACTGCCGCGAACAATCAGAGGATCGAGCGGTGCCCGAAGATCTTGAGGTGGTGATGCAATGGGCACGCACTGCGATCTATGCAGCGCCGCCCGCCGGCGCAAAGTAGGAGGGTTCGCTGAAGTGCCGAACCAAACTGCATCGCATTTTTTCTTCGTTTTTCGAGGGCTGTTGAGTGCAGTGGCCTTCAGCGTGGCAAGTCTCGATGCATGGTCCCAAAACTCTGTTCCTGCGCAGAACTGTGATTTGCCGGCCCCGCCTCGTGCGGCCGCGGTCAACTCAATCCATGGCCAGTTCATCTTCATCTACCCCAGGCAAGTTGAAGAAAAATACAGTGGCTGCAGAACCGTGTGGACTCACCTCAATACGGTGCTTGCACAGATGAGGTTCAGCCGAGGTCGATTGGTGTCACTCGAGTTGTTTGAGCCTGGAGACGAAAAGACAGCCATGAGGTGCCGCTATGCCGACGGCGCCCTCAGGACGCGAAATACCGACTGCCCCGCGTATGAAGATGCGAAACAAGGCTTCAGAACAATGCCCGTCGACGTAGAGCTGCGCGTTCTACCCGTGCCGCCTGAGAAGGACCCTCGCCGCGACTAGCGTCCAGCTTCCTTCCGTCGCTCCCTGCCAGACATCTCTCGCTGGCTCAAAGCACCGGGGTGCGGGCCACCTCGCTCAGGACTTCATCGAAGTCAAGGCGCAGCAGCTCGACGAGCTTGTCAACGTCCCTCAACTTCATGGCTCCGCTCGCCATCAAGGTTTGGACGCGCCGCTCGGACGTGCCTATCACACCCGCCACGTCGCCAAGAGTGAGGTCGGCCTCGGCAAGCTCTCTTCGAAGAATCGCAAGTAGATGTGGGGTTCCGTTCATCGCTGGGTCGGGAGGGCATGGAGACTCGCGTTTGAACTGCGCGGCTTGGACAGTCCAGGCCGATTGTCCCAAGCCTGGCGATACCTTGGACTGGCTGGTCGCAAGGTATCGTCTCCTGCCGCCCAAGGTATCGCGGTATCACGTACGACCCGAGCACCAGCCAAGGTCGTCAACGTGAATCGTGGGAAGTCACGACGCCGCCGGCACGGTGACAACGAACGGCACGGTTCGCACCTCGCCGCCGGCCTTGAACTGGATCCACAGCGCGTACCGACCCGCACGCGGGGGCGTTGCGTGGAGCATCAGTTGGGCTGGGATGGCAGCCTTCGGATCGCCATGTGACCCAGACCCATGTGCCCCGTGCGGGGCATGGCCGCCCTTCGGCGCGTCCGCAGCCACGGCATGCGCATGAACATAGCCGAGGTCGTCGGTGCCCACGAACACCGCATGCGCCGGCACGCCCAGATAGAGCCCGAGGTCCGTCGCCGGTTTACCGGCCTTCAGGATCGTCAACGCCATCATGCTTTCGGCTCCGACCCGCAGCGCCGAGGCGTCCAGGTTGACCGTATAGGGGCCGTCGGAGCCTTTGGCCGAACCGACGGGTACTTGTGACAGCGCAGTCGGGCCCGTTGCAACGCCCACGGGCACTTCGAATCGAACGACCTGCTGGCCGAGCCCCTTCGACATGGCGTCGGCGTAGACATGGTAAGTCCCGGGTTTCGGAAAGCGCATCGCGACGCTGAAGCGTCCGTCCGCCCCACGCTTGCCTGCATGCTCGTGCACGAAGCTCGAGAAATCGGTGTCGGTCGCCAGCACGTGCAGTTCCTGCGTCAGTTCTTCGTCGAACTGCGTGATGGGCCGGCCCGTCGCCTTGTCGGTGAAAGCGATCAGCAACTCGCGTGTGAGCGGCCCGGTCTCCCGGACCACGAGCTCGGCAGTGGCCTTCTCGGTCACGCCGGGAAGGGCAAAGGTGCCCTTCAGGGGCGCCTGTGCCGCGATCGATGGCAGTGCCGCGGTGCCTATCACCGCCGCGCCGATCGCCAGAAGGTTCTTGATGCTCATGAGTCTTGCGCCTCGATCAGTCGGACATCGCTGCGGGTCACTGCCTGTCCGGATACCCGGCCTCGGTCAGCACCGCGAGGAATGCGCTCTCGTCCATGGCGCTGTCGACCCGGACTTCACGCGCGGGCGGGTCGGTTTCGATGCGGGCTTGCGGATCGATGCTCAGCAGCGCCTTGGTGACGGACTTGGCGCAGCCGCCGCAGGTCATGTTGGGAATGTAGAAACGATGCATCTTGATTTCCTGGTTGGTTGCTGTGTTCGACTAATGTGGGTTTTGACAGCGTGGCAAGGTCAAGACTTTTCAGCGAATTTTTTGTCTTGATGTGCCGCGGCTCACGAAGGAGCCGCCATGGCAGCGCGATGGTGTGACGAGGCGGGCGTGTCGAACCCGAACCGGGGCGCCCTGTGCGGCGCCTGCGAACGCTGTTCCGCCGCCGCTGCGGCAGTCCGCTCAGCCAGGTCCGCAAGAATCGGGCAATCCGGGCGGTCATTCCCGTGGCAGTGATCGGCCAGGTGCCCGAGCGTTTGCGCCATCGCCTGCAGTTCGGCGATCTTCGCGTTCAGGCCGGCGACGTGAGAGAGCGCCATCGCCTTGACGTCGGCGCTCGCCCGGTCACGGTCGAGCCACAAGACCAGCAGCTCCGAGATCTGTTCGACAGAAAAGCCGAGGTCGCGGGCGCGACGGATGAAGCGAAGGCTGTGCGCGTCCGTCGCGCTGTAGTTTCGGTAGCCGGCATCGGAGCGGTTGGCTTTGGGGATCAGGCCAATCTGTTCGTAGTAGCGAATCATCTTCGCCGAGACGCCGGAGAACTTGGCCGCCTGACCGATATTCATCATTTTTTCCTCAGAGGGGGATTCATCGAATGCCGCGCGCCGATGTTTCTTCGGGCGTGAAGAAAACATCGGCATGCAGGTCCTCGGACCGCAGCCCGCGTGCCGCACCGATCTGCATCGCCGCCTCGACCATCGGCGGCGGCCCGGCGACATAGGCTTTCCAGCCGTCGAGATCCTGCAGGTCCTGGGCGACGGCATCGGTCACGAAGCCGGTGCGCCAGCGTGCGCCCCCAGGAGCATCGGAGAGGACGGGCGTGAAGCTCAGGTGGGCGTGCCGTTGCGCGAGCCCCTCGAAATGCTCGACGAGGTAGAGATCGCGGTCGCTGCGCGCGCCGAAATAGACATGGATCGGCTGCTTCATGCCGCCTGCGATTGCCGCCTCGACGATCCCCTTGATCGGCGCAAGGCCCGAGCCGCCAGCGATGCACAGGATCGGCCCGGCATGCTGCTCGCGCAGATAGGAAGCGCCGAACGGCCCTTCGACCCACACCGGATCGCCGGGCTTCAGCAGCGCGTGGATGCGCCGGGTCGTGGCCCCACCCGGCACTCGGCGAATGTGGAATTCGAGTTGTTGCTCACCCGGCCCGCTCGCCATCGAATAGTCGCGGGCGGGAGCGCCCGGGAACGTGAGCCGCACGTACTGGCCCGCCGTGAAGGCCAGCGGATCGGCACCCTCGATGGCGAGCTGGACATGCTTGATGTCGTGTGTGACGTTGGCTATCGCGGTCACGCGGCAGTTCAGGCGGCGGCGCGGATGAGACGGGGTCTCTTCGTCGCCGCCCAGCCGCGCAACGCTCGCATCCGTTGTCGGGACTGCGCGGCAGGCGAGGATCAGCCCCTGCGCCTTCTCTTCGTCCGACAACGCGAAGCGGCTGTGATCGAGAAGATCGACCGCGCCGCTGACAAGGCGCGACTTGCAGGACCCGCAGCGGCCGGAGCGGCAGCCATGCGGATAGGCGATGCCGTCGGCGAGTGCCGCTTCCAGGATCGTGACGCCCTGCGGCACCGCGATGGCGCGCCCCGCCTGGCGTAGCTCTACGTGCTTCGTCATGGCGCGCTCTCTTGGGCGGCATTGAACAGGCCGAGTGCCACAGTCAGGCCCGGCTTTTGCGACGGGAACGTGCCGTAGAAGACCTGCTCACCCACCAAGGTGATCGGTGCGACACGCACGCCGGTGCGCGCCTTGGCCTGCGCCATGATCTCGGGGTCGGTGAGGTCGCTCTCTTCGAACGCGATCCCCTCTCGCTCCAGCCAGGTCTTCAGCATCCGGCAGTCGGGGCAAGTCGGCGTCGTGTAGATGATGACGTCGGGATGAGCTGCGCTGGCCATGACGGCCTCCTTCATCTTGTGTGGGTGTTCAGCCAGGCGGTGCTTCGACCCGGGATCAACGGTCATTCGCCAGGCGTGGCATGGGCGATGCCGTCTCGGCGCGGGCTTCGACCGCCATGGGTGCGCTGAAGCGCTTGAGCCGCAGCGCGTTGCCGAGCACGAAGACACTGGAAAGCGCCATCGCGGCCGCGGCGAAGATCGGCGAAAGCAACATGCCGTTCACCGGATAGAGCGCGCCGGCCGCGACCGGGATCAGCACCGCGTTGTAGGCGAAGGCCCAGAACAGGTTCTGCTTGATGTTGCGGATCGTCGCCTGGCTGAGCGCGATGGCGTTCGGCACGCCACGCAGGTCACCCGACATCAGCACCACGTCGGCCGCCTCGATCGCCACATCGGTGCCCGTGCCGATGGCCAGCCCGACGTCCGCTTCAGCAAGTGCCGGCGCATCGTTGATGCCGTCGCCCACGAAGGCGACCCGCGCACCGTTGACCCGGAACTTCTTCAGCGCCGCGACCTTGCCGTCGGGCAAGACCTCGGCCGCCACTTCATCGATGCCGAGCTGCCGGGCGATTGCCGCGGCCGTGGCCGCGTTGTCGCCGGTGATCATCGCGACCTTGAGGCCGAGTGCGTGCAGCGCCTTGATGGCCGCGGGCGTGGTTTCCTTGATCGGATCGGCGACCGCGATCACCGCCGCCAGCCGGCCGTCGATGGCGGCATAGAGCGGGCTCTTGCCTTGCGCGCCCAGACGCTGGGCGGTCGGCAGGAAGCTCGCCACATCAAGACCGAGCTGTGTCATGAACCGGTCCGCGCCGACGGCGATGGTCCGGCCCGCAACCTTGGCCGACACACCGAAACCCGGTGTTGCGTCGAAGCCTTCGACGGGTGCGAGCGCGATGTCCCGCTGCTTCGCGGCTGCAACGATTGCTTCGGCGATCGGGTGCTCGGAACGGGTCTCGACCGCCGCCACGAGCGCCAGCACCTCGTTGTATTCGAAGCCTTCGGCGGGCACGAGGTCGGTCAGCTCGGGGCGTCCCTTGGTCAGCGTGCCGGTCTTGTCGAGCGCGATGACGGTCACATCGCGCAGCGCCTGCAGGGCTTCGCCCTTGCGAAAGAGAACACCGAGTTCGGCCGCGCGGCCCGTACCGACCATGATCGAGGTCGGCGTGGCCAGCCCCATGGCACACGGGCAGGCAATGATGAGCACCGCGACCGCATTGACGAGCGCGAAGGTCAACGCCGGGTCCGGCCCGAAGATCAGCCAGACCCCGAAGGTCAGCGCGGCCGCTGCCATCACCGCCGGCACGAACCACATGGTCACCTTGTCGACCAGCGCCTGGATCGGCAGCTTGGAGCCCTGCGCTTCCTCGACCAGGCGAATGATCTGCGCGAGCACCGTGTTCGCGCCGACCTTGGTGACGCGGAAACTGAAAGCGCCCGTCTTGTTGATCGTGCCGCCGACGACTTCGGCGCCCACCCCCTTCGACACAGGCACCGGCTCGCCGGTGATCATGCTTTCGTCGACATAGGAAGAGCCTTCGACGACCTCGCCGTCGACCGGGATCTTCTCGCCCGGACGAACGAGCACCACGTCACCGGTGGTCACCTGGTCGAGCGGAATCTCGACGGTGTTGCCGTTGCGCTCGACGCGTGCGGTCTTGGCCTGGAGTCCCACGAGCCGCTTGATCGCCTGCGAGGTGCGCCCCTTGGCGCGCGCCTCCAGCACGCGTCCGAGCAGGATCAAGGTCACGATGACCACGGCGGCTTCGAAGTACACGTTGGCGGTGCCCTGCGGCAGCACTTCGGGGACGAAAGTCGCGACCACCGAATAGCCGTAGGCCGCCGCCGTGCCGACCGAGACCAGCGAGTTCATGTCGGGGGCACCGCGCAGCAACGCCGGCACGCCCTTGCGGAAGA includes:
- a CDS encoding heavy metal translocating P-type ATPase, with product MASVALQQGVNPSGSPVTRLSLPVEGMTCASCVGRVERALKAVPGVHTAAVNLATERADITFSSAADPQAAVRAIEGAGYTVREETTELAIEEMTCASCVGRVEKALAQIPGVLEANVNLATERARVRFLAGVVSTADLEAAVERAGYKSRRLSAETPNADDQDTERRESEARALRRSLIIAATLTLPVFVLEMGSHLIPAMHHWVMGVLGEQTNWYVQFVLATLVLFGPGLRFFRKGVPALLRGAPDMNSLVSVGTAAAYGYSVVATFVPEVLPQGTANVYFEAAVVIVTLILLGRVLEARAKGRTSQAIKRLVGLQAKTARVERNGNTVEIPLDQVTTGDVVLVRPGEKIPVDGEVVEGSSYVDESMITGEPVPVSKGVGAEVVGGTINKTGAFSFRVTKVGANTVLAQIIRLVEEAQGSKLPIQALVDKVTMWFVPAVMAAAALTFGVWLIFGPDPALTFALVNAVAVLIIACPCAMGLATPTSIMVGTGRAAELGVLFRKGEALQALRDVTVIALDKTGTLTKGRPELTDLVPAEGFEYNEVLALVAAVETRSEHPIAEAIVAAAKQRDIALAPVEGFDATPGFGVSAKVAGRTIAVGADRFMTQLGLDVASFLPTAQRLGAQGKSPLYAAIDGRLAAVIAVADPIKETTPAAIKALHALGLKVAMITGDNAATAAAIARQLGIDEVAAEVLPDGKVAALKKFRVNGARVAFVGDGINDAPALAEADVGLAIGTGTDVAIEAADVVLMSGDLRGVPNAIALSQATIRNIKQNLFWAFAYNAVLIPVAAGALYPVNGMLLSPIFAAAAMALSSVFVLGNALRLKRFSAPMAVEARAETASPMPRLANDR
- a CDS encoding nuclear transport factor 2 family protein, coding for MEEQNIRTAIDRHWAASAAGDQAVEHEIYHDDAVCMYPQSGEVIHGRHNLQALRSHHPGKPSGFVVRRTVGEGNLWVTEYVINYEGQRTHTVSIMEFRDGKVSRETQYFANPFDAPAWRSQWVEREA
- a CDS encoding 2Fe-2S iron-sulfur cluster-binding protein; translation: MTKHVELRQAGRAIAVPQGVTILEAALADGIAYPHGCRSGRCGSCKSRLVSGAVDLLDHSRFALSDEEKAQGLILACRAVPTTDASVARLGGDEETPSHPRRRLNCRVTAIANVTHDIKHVQLAIEGADPLAFTAGQYVRLTFPGAPARDYSMASGPGEQQLEFHIRRVPGGATTRRIHALLKPGDPVWVEGPFGASYLREQHAGPILCIAGGSGLAPIKGIVEAAIAGGMKQPIHVYFGARSDRDLYLVEHFEGLAQRHAHLSFTPVLSDAPGGARWRTGFVTDAVAQDLQDLDGWKAYVAGPPPMVEAAMQIGAARGLRSEDLHADVFFTPEETSARGIR
- a CDS encoding phosphotransferase enzyme family protein; protein product: MQIEIAQSTPTAASIAMLVERHYNLGKVVESEFLRRSFNQVYRLSFASGQRVVARLCAERPRGGPNVLFEAAALEHLAQHGCPVSRCLSAAGGEVAIHVALPEGHRELMLFEYLDGEFTGDSIDDIGAFARGLAGLHIAGQSYDGPDSTYRLDLDYLLLRPLEGLLRAATMTAELRPHFEVLGRRLHDDILAMGKLSRVLCHGDAHGGNNFIVGTARGKREAVFFDFDESGPGYLAYELAIYPWNLHPRTPEGQLSDKAKGQWRHFISAYREVRPVADVDLVAIARFMAVRQLWLLGEYAGRVPVWGSQAMPTDYLRRQVTMLGNWETLELPL
- a CDS encoding GNAT family N-acetyltransferase is translated as MHIRRLTLQDVPSFRALRLSALRDEPTAFGASYEEEAAFSPEVTATRLAEHPDQGVFGAFDGATLLGIIALRRENMRKLRHKGMIFGMYVAPEARGKGIGRSLLSQALALAQSVPELLQVNLSVNASNVAAISLYESLGFETFGREPGAMKIDDVLHEELHMFWHPVRPTGV
- a CDS encoding heavy-metal-associated domain-containing protein, giving the protein MHRFYIPNMTCGGCAKSVTKALLSIDPQARIETDPPAREVRVDSAMDESAFLAVLTEAGYPDRQ
- a CDS encoding c-type cytochrome, producing the protein MRILSCALAATLLVFGAGTAIAQDAPPAALIDKGRQLAIAADCMACHTAPAAFGLPGGGKPFAGGYAIESPLGTIYATNITPSKVAGIGDYTEAEFARALRQGIRRDGSHLYPAMPYTSYTQLSDEDTGALYAYFMHGVAPVDADAQQTTLPFPFSQRWSMAVWNLLFLDNKRFVPDATKSAEWNRGAYLAGALGHCSACHTPRNALMAERGGQAFAGGAVGPWYAPNITSDPVSGIGAWSEQELVQYLRTGRVEGKAQAAGGMAEAVQNSLQHLPESDLHAIAVYLKGTPPIRDAQPSGGNDKPAHAWGAPSSTEATLRGSQPFNSVARLTSGEQLYNGYCASCHQSNGAGSRNQAYPSLFHNTATGLSNPANLVATILYGVDREVGTEHVLMPRFDKLSYVDPLTDAQIAAISNYVLGRYGNGATRVSEEDVALARAGGPRPLLAQVQPYILPAMIVGLLLLAWLVRAVWLRRRRRAELGSRNEKGIQRE
- a CDS encoding glutaredoxin family protein, which encodes MASAAHPDVIIYTTPTCPDCRMLKTWLEREGIAFEESDLTDPEIMAQAKARTGVRVAPITLVGEQVFYGTFPSQKPGLTVALGLFNAAQESAP